The Pseudomonas triclosanedens genome has a window encoding:
- a CDS encoding YicC/YloC family endoribonuclease, whose amino-acid sequence MVHSMTAFARVERAGTHGTLSWELRSVNHRYLEPNLRLPEAFRDLEGGVREALRQGLSRGKVECTLRFVEENTGKPLQVDRERAAQLVAAAETVASLIKQPAPLDPLAVLAWPGVLVADAADPQALNADALGAFTQALEELKAGRAREGAELAKIIDERLASMLDEVTNLRQLVPEMLANQRQKILDRFAEMKADLDPQRLEQEMVLLAQKSDVAEELDRLTTHVTEVRRVLKAGGAAGRRLDFLMQELNREANTLGSKAFDPRSTQAAVNLKVLIEQMREQVQNIE is encoded by the coding sequence TTGGGAACTGCGCTCGGTCAACCACCGCTACCTCGAACCGAACCTGCGCCTGCCCGAAGCCTTCCGCGACCTCGAAGGTGGCGTGCGTGAAGCGCTGCGCCAGGGGCTGTCCCGCGGCAAGGTGGAATGCACCCTGCGCTTCGTCGAGGAGAACACCGGCAAGCCGCTGCAGGTGGATCGCGAACGTGCGGCGCAACTGGTCGCCGCGGCCGAAACCGTGGCCAGCCTGATCAAGCAGCCTGCACCGCTCGACCCGCTGGCCGTGCTGGCCTGGCCGGGCGTACTGGTGGCCGACGCTGCCGATCCGCAGGCGCTCAACGCCGACGCCCTGGGCGCATTCACCCAGGCGCTGGAAGAACTGAAAGCCGGCCGCGCACGCGAAGGCGCCGAGCTGGCGAAAATCATCGACGAGCGCCTGGCCTCGATGCTCGATGAGGTCACCAACCTGCGCCAACTGGTGCCGGAAATGCTCGCCAACCAGCGCCAGAAGATTCTCGATCGCTTCGCCGAAATGAAGGCCGACCTCGACCCGCAGCGCCTGGAGCAGGAAATGGTCCTGCTGGCGCAGAAGAGCGATGTCGCCGAGGAGCTCGACCGGCTCACCACCCACGTCACCGAAGTGCGCCGCGTGCTCAAGGCCGGTGGTGCCGCCGGCCGCCGCCTGGACTTCCTGATGCAGGAACTCAACCGTGAGGCCAACACTCTGGGTTCGAAGGCATTCGATCCACGCTCCACCCAGGCCGCTGTCAATCTCAAGGTCCTGATCGAGCAGATGCGCGAACAGGTCCAGAATATCGAGTAA
- the gmk gene encoding guanylate kinase — MSGTLYIVSAPSGAGKTSLVKALLDAMPAVRVSVSHTTRSMRPGEVDGVNYHFVGRDTFTAMLERSEFLEHAEVFGNLYGTSQRWVEKTLQEGFDLILEIDWQGAQQVRKLMPQAQSIFILPPSQEALRQRLTNRGQDSDEVIDRRMQEAVSEMSHYVEYDHLVINDDFAHALEDLKAIFRARQLRQDAQQKRHTELLQQLLA; from the coding sequence ATGTCCGGCACCCTGTACATCGTTTCCGCCCCGTCCGGCGCCGGCAAGACCAGCCTGGTCAAGGCGCTGCTCGACGCCATGCCAGCCGTGCGCGTCTCCGTCTCCCACACCACCCGCAGCATGCGCCCTGGCGAAGTGGACGGTGTGAACTATCACTTCGTCGGCCGCGACACCTTCACCGCCATGCTTGAGCGCAGCGAGTTCCTCGAACATGCCGAAGTGTTCGGCAACCTCTACGGCACTTCGCAGCGCTGGGTGGAGAAAACCCTGCAGGAAGGTTTCGACCTGATCCTCGAAATCGACTGGCAGGGAGCCCAGCAGGTGCGCAAGCTGATGCCCCAGGCACAGTCGATCTTCATCCTGCCGCCCAGTCAGGAGGCCCTGCGCCAACGCCTGACCAACCGCGGCCAGGACAGTGACGAGGTAATCGACCGCCGGATGCAGGAAGCGGTCAGCGAAATGAGCCATTATGTCGAGTACGATCACCTGGTGATCAACGATGACTTCGCCCATGCGCTGGAAGACCTGAAAGCGATTTTCCGGGCGCGCCAGTTGCGCCAGGACGCCCAGCAGAAACGTCATACCGAACTGCTGCAACAACTGCTGGCCTGA
- the rpoZ gene encoding DNA-directed RNA polymerase subunit omega produces the protein MARVTVEDCLDNVDNRFELVMLATKRARQLATGGKEPKVAWENDKPTVVALREIASGLVDAEIVQQEDVVEEEPLFAAFEDEANNEAL, from the coding sequence ATGGCCCGCGTCACCGTTGAAGACTGCCTGGACAACGTCGATAACCGTTTCGAGCTGGTCATGCTCGCCACCAAGCGCGCTCGCCAGTTGGCCACCGGCGGCAAGGAGCCGAAGGTAGCCTGGGAAAACGACAAGCCCACCGTCGTCGCTCTGCGCGAGATCGCTTCCGGTCTGGTGGATGCTGAAATCGTTCAGCAGGAGGACGTGGTTGAAGAAGAACCGCTGTTCGCTGCTTTTGAAGACGAGGCCAACAACGAGGCCCTGTAA